A single window of Mustela erminea isolate mMusErm1 chromosome 4, mMusErm1.Pri, whole genome shotgun sequence DNA harbors:
- the GJA1 gene encoding gap junction alpha-1 protein yields the protein MGDWSALGKLLDKVQAYSTAGGKVWLSVLFIFRILLLGTAVESAWGDEQSAFRCNTQQPGCENVCYDKSFPISHVRFWVLQIIFVSVPTLLYLAHVFYVMRKEEKLNKKEEELKVAQTDGVNVEMHLKQIEIKKFKYGIEEHGKVKMRGGLLRTYIISILFKSVFEVAFLLIQWYIYGFSLSAVYTCKRDPCPHQVDCFLSRPTEKTIFIIFMLVVSLVSLALNIIELFYVFFKGVKDRVKGKSDPYHATTGPLSPSKDCGSPKYAYFNGCSSPTAPLSPMSPPGYKLVTGDRNNSSCRNYNKQASEQNWANYSAEQNRMGQAGSTISNSHAQPFDFTDDNQNSKKLAPGHELQPLAIVDQRPSSRASSRASSRPRPDDLEI from the coding sequence ATGGGTGACTGGAGTGCCTTAGGCAAACTCCTTGACAAGGTTCAAGCCTACTCcactgctggagggaaggtgtggCTGTCTGTCCTTTTCATTTTCCGAATTCTGCTACTGGGGACCGCGGTTGAGTCAGCCTGGGGTGATGAGCAGTCTGCCTTTCGTTGTAACACTCAACAGCCTGGTTGTGAAAACGTCTGCTATGACAAATCCTTCCCGATCTCTCACGTACGCTTCTGGGTCTTACAGATCATATTTGTGTCTGTTCCCACCCTCTTGTACCTGGCTCACGTGTTCTACGTGATGCGTAAGGAAGAGAAACTGAACAAGAAAGAGGAGGAACTCAAAGTTGCCCAGACGGATGGTGTCAATGTGGAGATGCACTTGAAGCAGATTGAAATAAAGAAGTTCAAGTATGGTATTGAAGAGCACGGCAAGGTGAAAATGCGAGGGGGCCTGCTGCGAACCTACATCATCAGTATCCTCTTCAAGTCTGTCTTCGAGGTGGCCTTCTTGCTGATCCAGTGGTACATCTATGGATTCAGCCTGAGTGCCGTTTACACTTGCAAAAGAGATCCCTGCCCTCATCAGGTAGACTGCTTCCTCTCTCGCCCCACAGAGAAAACCATCTTCATCATCTTCATGCTGGTAGTGTCTTTGGTGTCTCTTGCCTTGAACATCATCGAGCTCTTCTATGTCTTCTTCAAGGGTGTTAAGGATCGTGTGAAGGGGAAGAGCGATCCTTACCATGCTACCACTGGCCCACTGAGCCCCTCCAAAGACTGTGGCTCTCCGAAATACGCATATTTCAATGGCTGCTCCTCACCCACGGCTCCCCTCTCACCCATGTCTCCTCCTGGGTACAAGCTGGTTACTGGAGACAGAAACAATTCTTCCTGCCGCAATTACAACAAACAAGCAAGTGAGCAGAACTGGGCTAATTACAGTGCAGAACAAAATCGAATGGGGCAGGCGGGAAGCACCATCTCCAACTCCCATGCACAGCCTTTTGATTTCACTGATGACAACCAGAATTCTAAAAAACTAGCTCCTGGTCACGAACTGCAGCCACTAGCCATTGTGGACCAGCGGCCTTCCAGCAGAGCCAGCAGCCGTGCCAGCAGCCGACCTCGGCCTGATGACCTGGAGATCTAG